The window GACGTCGCTGGTGGACGCGAACACGTGCACGAGTCCGACGCCGGCGTCGAGCGCGGCCTCCACGTCGGAGTCCACGACTCGCGCCAGCCCGCAGACGGTGGCGTCCGTGTTCGCCGCGATGTCCCGGACGGCCTCGAACTCCGCGTCGGAGTTCGCGGGGAACCCGGCCTCGATGACGTGCGTTCCCATCTCGTCCAGCAGCGCCGCTATCTCGCGCTTGTCGTCGTAGTCGAACGAAGTCCGCGGTGACTGTTCGCCGTCTCGCAGCGTCGTGTCGAAGATGCGTGCGTCCGAGATCTCGGACTGGTCACTCAATGTGCCCTGGAAGAACTCGACCCCCCTGACGGGTGTCAGAGGACGCACCAGTGTCGTTGGACATGGTAATACACGCCACACGCGGGCCGATACATAAGCCTGTCCCTCAAACAGATTCTTGCGGGCGCCGTTCGACCCGTCGATCGAGAAAACCGCACGAGGGCGTAGCTGCGTTAGACATTAAATGTGTATTAATGATTGGGTAGGCGTTCAGGGGAACGACGGCCGACGCCAGGATTTTTACGCTACCAGAAGTTTGGAATTTTCGTATTCGGTGGCCGCGCGCGCCCCAGTTCTTGACGATTACAGAGATTCGACGAGCGCGCGAACCGCGTCCAGTTCGTCCGGAATGACGGTGTGCCCCATCCCCTCGTAGAGGCGCATATCGACCTCGGCGTCCATCCCGGTGAGGATGCGGTCGGTCTCCCGCACGCGCTCCGCGTCGATGTGCGGGTCGCGGTCGCTGCACCCGAGGAAGACCGGCGTGCCGTCGAGGCTCCCGGGATAGTCGTCCTCGCTCACCGTGTCGCCGATGAGGCCGCCGGAGAGCACTGCGAGGGCGCCGTACCGCGCCGGGTTCCGGGCGACGTATTCGGAGGAGAGACACGCGCCCTGGCTGAACCCACCAATCAGGGTTCGCTCGCGGTCGATGCCGGCGTCCGCGACGGTCTCGACGACGCCGTCGAGTTTCGCGAGCGCGGAGGAGAGCCACGGTTCGTTTCGCTCCTCGGGCGCGGTGAACGGCTGGGGATACCACGTGTTGCGCGCGGCCTGGGGCGCGAGGTACGCGACGCCGTCCGTGGGGAGTTCGTTCGCGAAGGCGAGGACGCTCTGCGCGGTCGCGCCGCGGCCGTGCGACAGGACGACCGCCGCGCCGGCCTCGCTCAGGTCGGTGCCCGCCGTGACGACCTGCTGGTCGCCGTGTGGGTCGCTCGTGCTCATCGCTCTGTTCGAGACGCGGTTGTGGGTTCGGTTTGTCGGCTCATGGTTTCGTCGTGTTACCTGATTCGACGGCGAACCTATTTAGGGGCTTCCCGACGTAGGGGTTACCAGATAACAGTCATGTCATCCGAACCGACGCAGGTCGCCGGCGAGGGGCCGTGCTCCGTGGTGGACTCCATCGAACAGATCGGGAGCCAGTGGCGACTGGTCGTCCTCCACGACCTCCTCGACGGCGAGAAGCGGTTCAACGAACTCAAGCGCTCGACGGACGCGAGTTCGCGCACGCTCTCCCGCGTGCTCGACGACCTCCAGGAACACGGGTTCGTCGACCGCCGCCTGGAAGAGGACGCCCCGGTCGCGACGTACTACTCGCTGACGGAGAAAGGCGCGTCGCTCTGCCCCGTCTTCGACGAAATCGAAGCGTGGGCGGACGAGTGGCTGGACGCCCCGAGCGAATAGCCCCCGACCCCAAACCCTTATACCCAGGAACAGTATGTTGGATTAGTAACTCATGGGGCTTCCACGCGTGGTCGCATTCGCGCCCCGCGACCGCCGGAACGCGCTCGCAGACGCGCTCACATCCTACGACGCGACGGTCGTGAGCGACGCGGACGCCGCGCGGGACGCCCTCGCCCCGGACGTGCACGCGGTCGTCTGTCGCGCGGACGCGGACGGCGAGTGGAAACGCGTCCTCACGGCCGCACCAGCCATCGAGTCGTTCGTCCTCACGGACGGCGACCCCGCGCCCGACGACGTAACCGCGGCGAACGCGACGCCCGTGTACGCTGGCGACGGCTGGGACTGGGCGGACGCGCTCACCGCGGCGCTCCCGGACACGGCGAACGGTACGAGCGACGACTACGCCCGATTCATCGAGCAGGCGCCCGTCCCCATCGTCGTCACGGACGCGAATGGCGTCGTCCGACGCGCGAACGCCGCGACCGCGGGGCTGTTCGGGTACGACGACCCCGCACGGATCGAGGGGAACGACGCGACCACGCCCATCCACCCGGCTGACCGCGATGAGGCGCGCGAACGCCTCGAGCGCGTTCTCGAAGAGTGCGTGACCGTGCCGACGACCGCGCTCACGTTCACCGACCTCGACGACAACCCCGTTCGCGTGCTCGCGGCGAGCGCTCCCGCGACGCTGGACGGCGAACCCGCGGTGCGCACGATCCTCCTCCCGGACGAGTCCTACGAGACCCGCCGCGAACTCGCGGAGAGCCGGGAGAAAATCGCGGCGATTCACGAGGTCGCGGTCGACCTGGAAACCGCGACGACTGTTAGTGAGGTCTGCGAGCGCGCCGTGCGGGCGGCCGAAGACATCCTCGAGTTCGACCTCTCCGTCATCGACAGCGTGCGCGACGGCCGGTTCGAAGTGGAGTACACGTCGGAGAAACTCCCCGAGGACGACCTCGCGCACATGCCGTCCGACGCGGGCCTGCTCGGAACGGCGTATCAGACGGGCGAGACAATCGTCACCGACCGCGTCTCCGAGAGCGCGGACGCCGACCCCCAGGGGCCCTACGAGTCCGCGCTCTCGGTGCCGATGGGGGAGTGGGGGGCGTTCCAGGCGGTCGCAGTCGAACCCGCGGCGTTCGACGAGTCCGACGAAGAACTCGCCGAAATCCTCGTCTCGCACGCGCACGTCGCCGTGGAGCGAATCGAACGCCAGCAGGATCTCCGGGAGCGCGAGCGCGCGTTCTCGGCGTTGCACGACGCGACCCGGGAGATGGCGAACGCGAACACGGAGCGCGAAGTGCTCGAACGCGCGGTCGACGCGGCGGTGGAAACCCTCGAGATGCCGCTCGCGGGCGCGTTCCGCCACGACCCCGACAACGGCTGCCTCCGCCCGGCAGTGGTGACTGATAAGGGCCAGGACGTCGTCGGCGACCACGCACCGCTCCGGAAGGGAGAGAGCCTCGCGTACGACGTGTTCACGTCCGGCGAACCCGGCGTGTACAACGACCTCGGCGCGACCGACGGCCGCGCGAACCCCGACACGTCGCTCGGGAGCGAACTCATCCTCCCGCTCGGCGACGTCGGCGTCCTCCTGTTCGGGAGTCAGGAACGGGACGCGTTCGACGACGTGGCCGTGACGACGGGCCGCGTGCTCGCCGCGAACACCACCACCGTCCTCGACCGGGTCGCGCGCGAACAGGAGGTCGCGGCCGAACGCGAACGCCTCGACGAGTTCGCGAGCATCGTCGCGCACGACCTCCGAAACCCCCTGAACACCGCGAGCGGCTTCCT is drawn from Salarchaeum sp. JOR-1 and contains these coding sequences:
- a CDS encoding alpha/beta hydrolase — its product is MSTSDPHGDQQVVTAGTDLSEAGAAVVLSHGRGATAQSVLAFANELPTDGVAYLAPQAARNTWYPQPFTAPEERNEPWLSSALAKLDGVVETVADAGIDRERTLIGGFSQGACLSSEYVARNPARYGALAVLSGGLIGDTVSEDDYPGSLDGTPVFLGCSDRDPHIDAERVRETDRILTGMDAEVDMRLYEGMGHTVIPDELDAVRALVESL
- a CDS encoding helix-turn-helix domain-containing protein — its product is MSSEPTQVAGEGPCSVVDSIEQIGSQWRLVVLHDLLDGEKRFNELKRSTDASSRTLSRVLDDLQEHGFVDRRLEEDAPVATYYSLTEKGASLCPVFDEIEAWADEWLDAPSE
- a CDS encoding GAF domain-containing sensor histidine kinase codes for the protein MGLPRVVAFAPRDRRNALADALTSYDATVVSDADAARDALAPDVHAVVCRADADGEWKRVLTAAPAIESFVLTDGDPAPDDVTAANATPVYAGDGWDWADALTAALPDTANGTSDDYARFIEQAPVPIVVTDANGVVRRANAATAGLFGYDDPARIEGNDATTPIHPADRDEARERLERVLEECVTVPTTALTFTDLDDNPVRVLAASAPATLDGEPAVRTILLPDESYETRRELAESREKIAAIHEVAVDLETATTVSEVCERAVRAAEDILEFDLSVIDSVRDGRFEVEYTSEKLPEDDLAHMPSDAGLLGTAYQTGETIVTDRVSESADADPQGPYESALSVPMGEWGAFQAVAVEPAAFDESDEELAEILVSHAHVAVERIERQQDLRERERAFSALHDATREMANANTEREVLERAVDAAVETLEMPLAGAFRHDPDNGCLRPAVVTDKGQDVVGDHAPLRKGESLAYDVFTSGEPGVYNDLGATDGRANPDTSLGSELILPLGDVGVLLFGSQERDAFDDVAVTTGRVLAANTTTVLDRVAREQEVAAERERLDEFASIVAHDLRNPLNTASGFLELARETEGDEPLERVEDALERMDHLIEDVLTLARQGTLAGDQTAVALVDAARDAWQVTPGGAGTLTARDESLAVLADRERLVELLGNLFENAKTHVGGDVTVTVGELDDGQGFFVADDGSGVHASKRDQVFSHGYSTSDAGTGFGLSIVESIAEAHGWRVNLTESESGGARFEFRGVTSTASPSGA